The Bactrocera dorsalis isolate Fly_Bdor unplaced genomic scaffold, ASM2337382v1 BdCtg024, whole genome shotgun sequence genome has a segment encoding these proteins:
- the LOC105229146 gene encoding probable methylthioribulose-1-phosphate dehydratase gives MSLYKDLPEEHPRKLIPELCRQFYHLGWVTGTGGGMSIKYNNEIYIAPSGVQKERMQPDDLFVQDEEGKDIMLPPDYKKLTKSQCTPLFMLAYRHRGAEAVIHTHSQHAVMATLLWPGEVFRCTHLEMIKGVYDEDLKRYLRYDEELVVPIIENTPFERDLADSMYAAMLKYPGCSAVLVRRHGVYVWGKSWEKAKTMSECYDYLFSICVEMKKSGLNPEMFT, from the exons atgtctttatataaaGATCTTCCAGAg GAGCATCCTAGAAAACTAATACCAGAATTATGTCGGCAATTTTATCATCTTGG TTGGGTAACTGGCACAGGTGGAGGCATGAGtattaaatataa CAACGAAATTTATATAGCCCCATCTGGAGTACAAAAGGAACGTATGCAACCAGATGATTTATTCGTACAGGATGAGGAAGGAAAAGATATTATGTTACCACCGGAttacaaaaa GCTAACGAAAAGTCAATGTACACCTTTATTTATGCTCGCTTATCGTCATAGAGGAGCGGAAGCTGTGATACACACACATTCGCAACATGCAGTAATGGCAACTTTATTATGGCCTGGAGAAGTCTTCCGCTGCACACATTTGGAGATGATTAAA GGCGTTTACGATGAGGACTTAAAACGTTATCTACGATACGATGAGGAACTGGTCGTACCAATTATTGAGAACACTCCATTTGAACGAGATTTAGCAGATAGCATGTATGCTGCTATGCTTAAGTATCCCGGTTGTAGTGCGGTGCTAGTACGACGTCATGGGGTATATGTTTGGGGTAAAAGCTGGGAAAAAGCTAAAACAAT GTCGGAGTGCTATGATTATCTCTTTTCCATATGCGTGGAGATGAAGAAGAGTGGGTTAAATCCTGAAATGTTCACCTAA
- the LOC105229145 gene encoding ATP-citrate synthase isoform X1, with translation MSAKAISEATGKDILNRFLNVNGASGAAQCRFATVNTETDWSQLTVKNPWLLDTPLVVKPDQLIKRRGKLGLIGVKKNYEQVKEWIGERINKDQKIGNAVGKLRNFIIEPFLPHDESEEMYVCIYSHRSADTILFYHQGGVDIGDVDAKALKLDVLVNKETSVEEITTKLLVHVADVATKERIATFIYALYRAYVDLYFTYLEINPLVVTKTSMYILDLAAKLDSTADFICRPKWGDVEYPPPFGRDAYPEEAYISDLDAKSGASLKLTILNRNGRIWTMVAGGGASVIYSDTICDLGGASELANYGEYSGAPSEQQTYEYAKTILTLMTSSPKHPEGKVLITGGGIANFTNVAATFRGIITALREFQPKLVEHNVSIFVRRAGPNYQEGLRKMREFGSTLGIPLHVFGPETHMTAICGMALGKRPIPQTTAAEFSTANFLLPGGQQAQSELKTSETAVSNNGGIGSSPQSIKLPPISADDSFANDSVPNNVVNAHTRRFFSDKTKAIVWGMQQRAVQSMLDFDFICRRDEPSVVAMVYPFTGDHKQKYYWGHKEILIPVYKKMSDAVKNHKDVDVMVNFASLRSAYDSTLEVLEFPQIRTVAIIAEGIPENMTRKLIVAADKKGVSIIGPATVGGVKPGCFKIGNTGGMLDNILHSKLYRPGSVAYVSRSGGMSNELNNIVSKATDGVLEGIAIGGDRYPGSTFMDHILRYQADPEAKLIVLLGEVGGTEEYEVCAALKDGRINKPLVAWCIGTCASMFTSEVQFGHAGSCANSDRETASAKNKALREAGAYVPDSFDSLGDLIQQVYAELVKSGRIVPKEEVPPPTVPMDYSWARELGLIRKPASFMTSICDERGQELLYAGMPISEVLNKDVGIGGVVSLLWFQRCLPPYVCKFFEMCLMVTADHGPAVSGAHNTIVCARAGKDLVSSVVSGLLTIGDRFGGALDGSARQFSEAYDSNLHPIDFVNQMRKDGKLIMGIGHRVKSINNPDVRVKIIKEFVLENFPSAPLLRYALEVEKITTNKKPNLILNVDGVIATSFVDMLRNCGSFTSEEAQEYINIGAINSLFVLGRSIGFIGHYMDQKRLKQGLYRHPWDDISYVMPEQFN, from the exons ATGTCAGCCAAAGCCATTTCCGAAGCCACTGGCAAAGATATATTGAATCGTTTTTTGAACGTGAATGGAGCATCTGGTGCAGCACAATGTCGTTTCGCAACAGTCAACACAGAAACGGATTGGTCTCAGTTGACCGTAAAAAATCCTTGGCTTTTGGATACT cCACTAGTTGTGAAACCGGATCAATTGATTAAGCGCCGTGGTAAATTGGGTTTAATCGGTGTTAAGAAAAATTACGAGCAAGTCAAAGAATGGATTGGTGAACGTATTAATAAGGATCAGAAAATTGGTAATGCTGTGGGCAAACTGCGTAACTTCATAATTGAACCTTTTCTGCCGCACGATGAG TCCGAAGAGATGTATGTCTGCATTTATTCTCACCGCAGCGCTGATACTATTCTCTTCTACCACCAAGGTGGTGTTGATATCGGTGATGTTGACGCGAAAGCCCTGAAACTGGATGTGTTGGTTAATAAAGAAACGTCCGTTGAGGAAATCACCACAAAATTGTTGGTTCATGTCGCTGACGTGGCCACAAAGGAACGTATCGCTACTTTTATATACGCACTGTACAGAGCTTATGTTGATCTTTactttacctatttggaaatcAATCCCTTGGTCGTGACTAAAACCAGTATGTACATTTTGGATTTGGCTGCCAAATTAGACTCAACGGCCGATTTCATATGCCGCCCAAAATGGGGTGATGTTGAGTATCCACCACCATTCGGACGTGATGCTTATCCCGAAGAGGCATACATATCCGATTTGGATGCCAAGAGTGGCGCTTCATTGAAG CTGACAATATTGAATCGTAATGGTCGTATTTGGACTATGGTAGCAGGTGGTGGCGCCAGTGTTATTTACTCAGATACAATTTGTGATTTGGGCGGCGCTTCTGAGTTGGCCAATTATGGTGAATACAGTGGTGCACCTTCTGAGCAACAAACATACGAATATGCCAAGACAATTTTGACACTTATGACATCATCACCCAAACATCCCGAAGGCAAAGTGCTGATCACTGGTGGTGGTATTGCCAATTTTACAAATGTGGCTGCAACCTTCCGTGGTATAATAACGGCCCTGCGAGAATTCCAACCCAAGCTGGTCGAACACAATGTGTCGATTTTCGTGCGTCGTGCCGGCCCCAATTATCAAGAAGGCTTGCGCAAGATGCGCGAATTCGGCTCCACACTTGGCATTCCATTGCATGTGTTTGGTCCAGAGACACATATGACTGCGATTTGTGGTATGGCGTTGGGTAAACGACCCATTCCACAAACCACCGCAGCGGAATTCTCCACGGCCAATTTTCTACTACCCGGCGGTCAGCAAGCACAATCAGAGTTGAAGACGTCTGAGACTGCAGTGAGCAATAATGGCG GTATAGGTTCATCACCACAATCGATTAAACTACCACCTATTTCGGCAGATGACTCTTTCGCAAATGATTCTGTGCCAAACAATGTCGTAAATGCGCATACGCGCAGATTTTTCAGCGACAAAACGAAAGCTATCGTCTGGGGTATGCAGCAACGCGCTGTACAATCGATGCTCGACTTCGATTTCATTTGCAG ACGTGATGAACCGTCCGTTGTCGCTATGGTGTATCCCTTTACAGGTGATCATAAGCAAAAGTACTATTGGGGCCACAAAGAGATACTTATTCCAGTTTATAAGAAAATGTCCGATGCTGTTAAAAATCACAAAGACGTTGACGTAATGGTGAATTTCGCCTCGTTGCGTTCTGCTTATGACTCCACATTGGAGGTGTTGGAATTCCCACAAATACGTACCGTAGCCATCATTGCTGAGGGTATACCAGAAAATATGACACGTAAATTAATTGTGGCTGCCGACAAGAAAGGCGTTTCCATTATTGGACCCGCCACTGTGGGTGGTGTTAAGCCTGGTTGCTTCAAAATCGGCAACACCGGTGGTATGTTGGACAACATTTTGCACTCAAAACTCTACCGTCCCGGCAGTGTGGCATATGTGTCTCGTTCCGGCGGTATGTCGAACGAATTGAACAATATTGTTTCGAAAGCCACCGATGGTGTGCTCGAAGGCATTGCAATTGGTGGCGATCGCTACCCAGGCTCCACATTTATGGATCACATTTTACGCTATCAGGCCGATCCAGAGGCTAAGCTGATCGTGTTGTTGGGTGAGGTGGGCGGCACCGAGGAGTATGAGGTGTGCGCTGCGCTCAAGGACGGACGCATTAACAAACCTCTGGTTGCATGGTGTATCGGCACATGCGCTAGTATGTTCACTTCTGAGGTACAATTTGGTCATGCAGGTTCATGTGCCAACTCAGATCGCGAGACAGCATCCGCTAAGAACAAGGCATTGCGTGAGGCTGGTGCCTATGTGCCCGACTCTTTCGACTCGTTGGGTGATCTGATTCAACAGGTATACGCCGAATTGGTGAAATCGGGACGTATCGTTCCTAAAGAGGAAGTACCACCACCAACAGTGCCAATGGATTACTCATGGGCACGTGAATTGGGACTAATTCGTAAGCCTGCCTCCTTTATGACATCCATCTGCGATGAACGTGGCCAAGAATTGCTATACGCCGGCATGCCTATTAGTGAAGTGCTCAATAAAGACGTGGGTATCGGCGGTGTTGTATCGCTATTGTGGTTCCAACGTTGTCTACCACCATACGTTTGTAAATTCTTCGAAATGTGCCTAATGGTGACTGCTGATCATGGACCCGCTGTTTCGGGTGCGCACAACACGATTGTTTGCGCACGTGCCGGCAAAGACTTGGTATCTTCCGTAGTCAGTGGCTTGTTGACAATT GGTGATCGTTTCGGTGGTGCACTTGATGGCTCTGCACGACAATTTTCTGAGGCTTATGACTCGAATTTACATCCCATAGATTTTGTCAATCAAATGCGTAAAGATGGAAAACTGATTATGGGTATTGGTCATCGTGTCAAATCCATAAATAATCCCGATGTGCGTGTTAAAATCATCAAAGAATTTGTTTTGGAGAATTTCCCATCAGCACCACTACTGCGATACGCGCTGGAAGTTGAGAAAATTACCACAAACAAGAAgccaaacttgattttgaatgtGGATGGTGTCATTGCCACCAGTTTTGTGGATATGTTGCGCAATTGTGGTTCGTTTACGAG TGAGGAAGCGCAGGAATACATCAACATCGGTGCAATTAATTCCCTATTCGTGCTCGGTCGCAGTATCGGTTTCATCGGTCACTACATGGACCAGAAGCGTCTGAAGCAGGGTCTATATCGTCATCCTTGGGATGATATCTCTTACGTTATGCCCGAGCAATTCAATTAA
- the LOC105229145 gene encoding ATP-citrate synthase isoform X3 yields the protein MSAKAISEATGKDILNRFLNVNGASGAAQCRFATVNTETDWSQLTVKNPWLLDTPLVVKPDQLIKRRGKLGLIGVKKNYEQVKEWIGERINKDQKIGNAVGKLRNFIIEPFLPHDESEEMYVCIYSHRSADTILFYHQGGVDIGDVDAKALKLDVLVNKETSVEEITTKLLVHVADVATKERIATFIYALYRAYVDLYFTYLEINPLVVTKTSMYILDLAAKLDSTADFICRPKWGDVEYPPPFGRDAYPEEAYISDLDAKSGASLKLTILNRNGRIWTMVAGGGASVIYSDTICDLGGASELANYGEYSGAPSEQQTYEYAKTILTLMTSSPKHPEGKVLITGGGIANFTNVAATFRGIITALREFQPKLVEHNVSIFVRRAGPNYQEGLRKMREFGSTLGIPLHVFGPETHMTAICGMALGKRPIPQTTAAEFSTANFLLPGGQQAQSELKTSETAVSNNGDDSFANDSVPNNVVNAHTRRFFSDKTKAIVWGMQQRAVQSMLDFDFICRRDEPSVVAMVYPFTGDHKQKYYWGHKEILIPVYKKMSDAVKNHKDVDVMVNFASLRSAYDSTLEVLEFPQIRTVAIIAEGIPENMTRKLIVAADKKGVSIIGPATVGGVKPGCFKIGNTGGMLDNILHSKLYRPGSVAYVSRSGGMSNELNNIVSKATDGVLEGIAIGGDRYPGSTFMDHILRYQADPEAKLIVLLGEVGGTEEYEVCAALKDGRINKPLVAWCIGTCASMFTSEVQFGHAGSCANSDRETASAKNKALREAGAYVPDSFDSLGDLIQQVYAELVKSGRIVPKEEVPPPTVPMDYSWARELGLIRKPASFMTSICDERGQELLYAGMPISEVLNKDVGIGGVVSLLWFQRCLPPYVCKFFEMCLMVTADHGPAVSGAHNTIVCARAGKDLVSSVVSGLLTIGDRFGGALDGSARQFSEAYDSNLHPIDFVNQMRKDGKLIMGIGHRVKSINNPDVRVKIIKEFVLENFPSAPLLRYALEVEKITTNKKPNLILNVDGVIATSFVDMLRNCGSFTSEEAQEYINIGAINSLFVLGRSIGFIGHYMDQKRLKQGLYRHPWDDISYVMPEQFN from the exons ATGTCAGCCAAAGCCATTTCCGAAGCCACTGGCAAAGATATATTGAATCGTTTTTTGAACGTGAATGGAGCATCTGGTGCAGCACAATGTCGTTTCGCAACAGTCAACACAGAAACGGATTGGTCTCAGTTGACCGTAAAAAATCCTTGGCTTTTGGATACT cCACTAGTTGTGAAACCGGATCAATTGATTAAGCGCCGTGGTAAATTGGGTTTAATCGGTGTTAAGAAAAATTACGAGCAAGTCAAAGAATGGATTGGTGAACGTATTAATAAGGATCAGAAAATTGGTAATGCTGTGGGCAAACTGCGTAACTTCATAATTGAACCTTTTCTGCCGCACGATGAG TCCGAAGAGATGTATGTCTGCATTTATTCTCACCGCAGCGCTGATACTATTCTCTTCTACCACCAAGGTGGTGTTGATATCGGTGATGTTGACGCGAAAGCCCTGAAACTGGATGTGTTGGTTAATAAAGAAACGTCCGTTGAGGAAATCACCACAAAATTGTTGGTTCATGTCGCTGACGTGGCCACAAAGGAACGTATCGCTACTTTTATATACGCACTGTACAGAGCTTATGTTGATCTTTactttacctatttggaaatcAATCCCTTGGTCGTGACTAAAACCAGTATGTACATTTTGGATTTGGCTGCCAAATTAGACTCAACGGCCGATTTCATATGCCGCCCAAAATGGGGTGATGTTGAGTATCCACCACCATTCGGACGTGATGCTTATCCCGAAGAGGCATACATATCCGATTTGGATGCCAAGAGTGGCGCTTCATTGAAG CTGACAATATTGAATCGTAATGGTCGTATTTGGACTATGGTAGCAGGTGGTGGCGCCAGTGTTATTTACTCAGATACAATTTGTGATTTGGGCGGCGCTTCTGAGTTGGCCAATTATGGTGAATACAGTGGTGCACCTTCTGAGCAACAAACATACGAATATGCCAAGACAATTTTGACACTTATGACATCATCACCCAAACATCCCGAAGGCAAAGTGCTGATCACTGGTGGTGGTATTGCCAATTTTACAAATGTGGCTGCAACCTTCCGTGGTATAATAACGGCCCTGCGAGAATTCCAACCCAAGCTGGTCGAACACAATGTGTCGATTTTCGTGCGTCGTGCCGGCCCCAATTATCAAGAAGGCTTGCGCAAGATGCGCGAATTCGGCTCCACACTTGGCATTCCATTGCATGTGTTTGGTCCAGAGACACATATGACTGCGATTTGTGGTATGGCGTTGGGTAAACGACCCATTCCACAAACCACCGCAGCGGAATTCTCCACGGCCAATTTTCTACTACCCGGCGGTCAGCAAGCACAATCAGAGTTGAAGACGTCTGAGACTGCAGTGAGCAATAATGGCG ATGACTCTTTCGCAAATGATTCTGTGCCAAACAATGTCGTAAATGCGCATACGCGCAGATTTTTCAGCGACAAAACGAAAGCTATCGTCTGGGGTATGCAGCAACGCGCTGTACAATCGATGCTCGACTTCGATTTCATTTGCAG ACGTGATGAACCGTCCGTTGTCGCTATGGTGTATCCCTTTACAGGTGATCATAAGCAAAAGTACTATTGGGGCCACAAAGAGATACTTATTCCAGTTTATAAGAAAATGTCCGATGCTGTTAAAAATCACAAAGACGTTGACGTAATGGTGAATTTCGCCTCGTTGCGTTCTGCTTATGACTCCACATTGGAGGTGTTGGAATTCCCACAAATACGTACCGTAGCCATCATTGCTGAGGGTATACCAGAAAATATGACACGTAAATTAATTGTGGCTGCCGACAAGAAAGGCGTTTCCATTATTGGACCCGCCACTGTGGGTGGTGTTAAGCCTGGTTGCTTCAAAATCGGCAACACCGGTGGTATGTTGGACAACATTTTGCACTCAAAACTCTACCGTCCCGGCAGTGTGGCATATGTGTCTCGTTCCGGCGGTATGTCGAACGAATTGAACAATATTGTTTCGAAAGCCACCGATGGTGTGCTCGAAGGCATTGCAATTGGTGGCGATCGCTACCCAGGCTCCACATTTATGGATCACATTTTACGCTATCAGGCCGATCCAGAGGCTAAGCTGATCGTGTTGTTGGGTGAGGTGGGCGGCACCGAGGAGTATGAGGTGTGCGCTGCGCTCAAGGACGGACGCATTAACAAACCTCTGGTTGCATGGTGTATCGGCACATGCGCTAGTATGTTCACTTCTGAGGTACAATTTGGTCATGCAGGTTCATGTGCCAACTCAGATCGCGAGACAGCATCCGCTAAGAACAAGGCATTGCGTGAGGCTGGTGCCTATGTGCCCGACTCTTTCGACTCGTTGGGTGATCTGATTCAACAGGTATACGCCGAATTGGTGAAATCGGGACGTATCGTTCCTAAAGAGGAAGTACCACCACCAACAGTGCCAATGGATTACTCATGGGCACGTGAATTGGGACTAATTCGTAAGCCTGCCTCCTTTATGACATCCATCTGCGATGAACGTGGCCAAGAATTGCTATACGCCGGCATGCCTATTAGTGAAGTGCTCAATAAAGACGTGGGTATCGGCGGTGTTGTATCGCTATTGTGGTTCCAACGTTGTCTACCACCATACGTTTGTAAATTCTTCGAAATGTGCCTAATGGTGACTGCTGATCATGGACCCGCTGTTTCGGGTGCGCACAACACGATTGTTTGCGCACGTGCCGGCAAAGACTTGGTATCTTCCGTAGTCAGTGGCTTGTTGACAATT GGTGATCGTTTCGGTGGTGCACTTGATGGCTCTGCACGACAATTTTCTGAGGCTTATGACTCGAATTTACATCCCATAGATTTTGTCAATCAAATGCGTAAAGATGGAAAACTGATTATGGGTATTGGTCATCGTGTCAAATCCATAAATAATCCCGATGTGCGTGTTAAAATCATCAAAGAATTTGTTTTGGAGAATTTCCCATCAGCACCACTACTGCGATACGCGCTGGAAGTTGAGAAAATTACCACAAACAAGAAgccaaacttgattttgaatgtGGATGGTGTCATTGCCACCAGTTTTGTGGATATGTTGCGCAATTGTGGTTCGTTTACGAG TGAGGAAGCGCAGGAATACATCAACATCGGTGCAATTAATTCCCTATTCGTGCTCGGTCGCAGTATCGGTTTCATCGGTCACTACATGGACCAGAAGCGTCTGAAGCAGGGTCTATATCGTCATCCTTGGGATGATATCTCTTACGTTATGCCCGAGCAATTCAATTAA
- the LOC105229145 gene encoding ATP-citrate synthase isoform X2, which produces MSAKAISEATGKDILNRFLNVNGASGAAQCRFATVNTETDWSQLTVKNPWLLDTPLVVKPDQLIKRRGKLGLIGVKKNYEQVKEWIGERINKDQKIGNAVGKLRNFIIEPFLPHDESEEMYVCIYSHRSADTILFYHQGGVDIGDVDAKALKLDVLVNKETSVEEITTKLLVHVADVATKERIATFIYALYRAYVDLYFTYLEINPLVVTKTSMYILDLAAKLDSTADFICRPKWGDVEYPPPFGRDAYPEEAYISDLDAKSGASLKLTILNRNGRIWTMVAGGGASVIYSDTICDLGGASELANYGEYSGAPSEQQTYEYAKTILTLMTSSPKHPEGKVLITGGGIANFTNVAATFRGIITALREFQPKLVEHNVSIFVRRAGPNYQEGLRKMREFGSTLGIPLHVFGPETHMTAICGMALGKRPIPQTTAAEFSTANFLLPGGQQAQSELKTSETAVSNNGGSSPQSIKLPPISADDSFANDSVPNNVVNAHTRRFFSDKTKAIVWGMQQRAVQSMLDFDFICRRDEPSVVAMVYPFTGDHKQKYYWGHKEILIPVYKKMSDAVKNHKDVDVMVNFASLRSAYDSTLEVLEFPQIRTVAIIAEGIPENMTRKLIVAADKKGVSIIGPATVGGVKPGCFKIGNTGGMLDNILHSKLYRPGSVAYVSRSGGMSNELNNIVSKATDGVLEGIAIGGDRYPGSTFMDHILRYQADPEAKLIVLLGEVGGTEEYEVCAALKDGRINKPLVAWCIGTCASMFTSEVQFGHAGSCANSDRETASAKNKALREAGAYVPDSFDSLGDLIQQVYAELVKSGRIVPKEEVPPPTVPMDYSWARELGLIRKPASFMTSICDERGQELLYAGMPISEVLNKDVGIGGVVSLLWFQRCLPPYVCKFFEMCLMVTADHGPAVSGAHNTIVCARAGKDLVSSVVSGLLTIGDRFGGALDGSARQFSEAYDSNLHPIDFVNQMRKDGKLIMGIGHRVKSINNPDVRVKIIKEFVLENFPSAPLLRYALEVEKITTNKKPNLILNVDGVIATSFVDMLRNCGSFTSEEAQEYINIGAINSLFVLGRSIGFIGHYMDQKRLKQGLYRHPWDDISYVMPEQFN; this is translated from the exons ATGTCAGCCAAAGCCATTTCCGAAGCCACTGGCAAAGATATATTGAATCGTTTTTTGAACGTGAATGGAGCATCTGGTGCAGCACAATGTCGTTTCGCAACAGTCAACACAGAAACGGATTGGTCTCAGTTGACCGTAAAAAATCCTTGGCTTTTGGATACT cCACTAGTTGTGAAACCGGATCAATTGATTAAGCGCCGTGGTAAATTGGGTTTAATCGGTGTTAAGAAAAATTACGAGCAAGTCAAAGAATGGATTGGTGAACGTATTAATAAGGATCAGAAAATTGGTAATGCTGTGGGCAAACTGCGTAACTTCATAATTGAACCTTTTCTGCCGCACGATGAG TCCGAAGAGATGTATGTCTGCATTTATTCTCACCGCAGCGCTGATACTATTCTCTTCTACCACCAAGGTGGTGTTGATATCGGTGATGTTGACGCGAAAGCCCTGAAACTGGATGTGTTGGTTAATAAAGAAACGTCCGTTGAGGAAATCACCACAAAATTGTTGGTTCATGTCGCTGACGTGGCCACAAAGGAACGTATCGCTACTTTTATATACGCACTGTACAGAGCTTATGTTGATCTTTactttacctatttggaaatcAATCCCTTGGTCGTGACTAAAACCAGTATGTACATTTTGGATTTGGCTGCCAAATTAGACTCAACGGCCGATTTCATATGCCGCCCAAAATGGGGTGATGTTGAGTATCCACCACCATTCGGACGTGATGCTTATCCCGAAGAGGCATACATATCCGATTTGGATGCCAAGAGTGGCGCTTCATTGAAG CTGACAATATTGAATCGTAATGGTCGTATTTGGACTATGGTAGCAGGTGGTGGCGCCAGTGTTATTTACTCAGATACAATTTGTGATTTGGGCGGCGCTTCTGAGTTGGCCAATTATGGTGAATACAGTGGTGCACCTTCTGAGCAACAAACATACGAATATGCCAAGACAATTTTGACACTTATGACATCATCACCCAAACATCCCGAAGGCAAAGTGCTGATCACTGGTGGTGGTATTGCCAATTTTACAAATGTGGCTGCAACCTTCCGTGGTATAATAACGGCCCTGCGAGAATTCCAACCCAAGCTGGTCGAACACAATGTGTCGATTTTCGTGCGTCGTGCCGGCCCCAATTATCAAGAAGGCTTGCGCAAGATGCGCGAATTCGGCTCCACACTTGGCATTCCATTGCATGTGTTTGGTCCAGAGACACATATGACTGCGATTTGTGGTATGGCGTTGGGTAAACGACCCATTCCACAAACCACCGCAGCGGAATTCTCCACGGCCAATTTTCTACTACCCGGCGGTCAGCAAGCACAATCAGAGTTGAAGACGTCTGAGACTGCAGTGAGCAATAATGGCG GTTCATCACCACAATCGATTAAACTACCACCTATTTCGGCAGATGACTCTTTCGCAAATGATTCTGTGCCAAACAATGTCGTAAATGCGCATACGCGCAGATTTTTCAGCGACAAAACGAAAGCTATCGTCTGGGGTATGCAGCAACGCGCTGTACAATCGATGCTCGACTTCGATTTCATTTGCAG ACGTGATGAACCGTCCGTTGTCGCTATGGTGTATCCCTTTACAGGTGATCATAAGCAAAAGTACTATTGGGGCCACAAAGAGATACTTATTCCAGTTTATAAGAAAATGTCCGATGCTGTTAAAAATCACAAAGACGTTGACGTAATGGTGAATTTCGCCTCGTTGCGTTCTGCTTATGACTCCACATTGGAGGTGTTGGAATTCCCACAAATACGTACCGTAGCCATCATTGCTGAGGGTATACCAGAAAATATGACACGTAAATTAATTGTGGCTGCCGACAAGAAAGGCGTTTCCATTATTGGACCCGCCACTGTGGGTGGTGTTAAGCCTGGTTGCTTCAAAATCGGCAACACCGGTGGTATGTTGGACAACATTTTGCACTCAAAACTCTACCGTCCCGGCAGTGTGGCATATGTGTCTCGTTCCGGCGGTATGTCGAACGAATTGAACAATATTGTTTCGAAAGCCACCGATGGTGTGCTCGAAGGCATTGCAATTGGTGGCGATCGCTACCCAGGCTCCACATTTATGGATCACATTTTACGCTATCAGGCCGATCCAGAGGCTAAGCTGATCGTGTTGTTGGGTGAGGTGGGCGGCACCGAGGAGTATGAGGTGTGCGCTGCGCTCAAGGACGGACGCATTAACAAACCTCTGGTTGCATGGTGTATCGGCACATGCGCTAGTATGTTCACTTCTGAGGTACAATTTGGTCATGCAGGTTCATGTGCCAACTCAGATCGCGAGACAGCATCCGCTAAGAACAAGGCATTGCGTGAGGCTGGTGCCTATGTGCCCGACTCTTTCGACTCGTTGGGTGATCTGATTCAACAGGTATACGCCGAATTGGTGAAATCGGGACGTATCGTTCCTAAAGAGGAAGTACCACCACCAACAGTGCCAATGGATTACTCATGGGCACGTGAATTGGGACTAATTCGTAAGCCTGCCTCCTTTATGACATCCATCTGCGATGAACGTGGCCAAGAATTGCTATACGCCGGCATGCCTATTAGTGAAGTGCTCAATAAAGACGTGGGTATCGGCGGTGTTGTATCGCTATTGTGGTTCCAACGTTGTCTACCACCATACGTTTGTAAATTCTTCGAAATGTGCCTAATGGTGACTGCTGATCATGGACCCGCTGTTTCGGGTGCGCACAACACGATTGTTTGCGCACGTGCCGGCAAAGACTTGGTATCTTCCGTAGTCAGTGGCTTGTTGACAATT GGTGATCGTTTCGGTGGTGCACTTGATGGCTCTGCACGACAATTTTCTGAGGCTTATGACTCGAATTTACATCCCATAGATTTTGTCAATCAAATGCGTAAAGATGGAAAACTGATTATGGGTATTGGTCATCGTGTCAAATCCATAAATAATCCCGATGTGCGTGTTAAAATCATCAAAGAATTTGTTTTGGAGAATTTCCCATCAGCACCACTACTGCGATACGCGCTGGAAGTTGAGAAAATTACCACAAACAAGAAgccaaacttgattttgaatgtGGATGGTGTCATTGCCACCAGTTTTGTGGATATGTTGCGCAATTGTGGTTCGTTTACGAG TGAGGAAGCGCAGGAATACATCAACATCGGTGCAATTAATTCCCTATTCGTGCTCGGTCGCAGTATCGGTTTCATCGGTCACTACATGGACCAGAAGCGTCTGAAGCAGGGTCTATATCGTCATCCTTGGGATGATATCTCTTACGTTATGCCCGAGCAATTCAATTAA